A single region of the Silene latifolia isolate original U9 population chromosome 8, ASM4854445v1, whole genome shotgun sequence genome encodes:
- the LOC141594869 gene encoding uncharacterized protein LOC141594869, protein MIISSWNIRGLNDPIKQQEIKGYLVKNKVEVFGLLETRVKITNSAAIIRNFPFYSVLNNYSHHYNGRIWVFLDSRKITLLNSRFHDQLIHLHLLHHFSNQTIFVTMIYGSNDGGDRYRLWEELRSVAGTVTNWIVLGDFNIVRSLEERIGPNPPFLTEIMAFNQCLLDCSLDDAHSFGLEHTWTNKREPTARIWSRLDRVLLNSDWLIQFPITHVQVLPSGISDHSPLLVEVKNGYKVRRQFSYLNCWEDHKDYRDSVTAAWNLPVKGNHIFRLFTKLKNVRSNLVSLHKNHYTGISQKVIVARKELEMSQRMLQASPLDPVLLEHEKELLARYLLLRKTERSFLLQRAKIQDIKFKDAPTSHFFSRIAVRKHQTIIGKILDMNGNTREGIQDTNDAFVEYYTWLLGQRKLTTSLSM, encoded by the coding sequence ATGATAATTTCTTCTTGGAATATTCGGGGTCTTAATGATCCAATAAAACAGCAGGAAATAAAGGGTTATTTAGTTAAGAATAAAGTGGAGGTGTTTGGACTTCTGGAAACTAGAGTGAAGATTACTAATTCTGCTGCTATTATTAGGAATTTCCCTTTCTATTCAGTTCTTAATAATTATTCTCACCATTACAATGGTAGAATTTGGGTGTTTTTGGATTCTAGGAAAATTACTCTTCTTAATTCTAGATTCCATGACCAGCTTATTCATCTGCATCTTCTGCATCATTTTTCAAACCAGACTATCTTTGTTACTATGATTTATGGTAGCAATGATGGTGGAGATAGATACAGGTTATGGGAGGAGCTCAGAAGTGTGGCGGGTACTGTCACTAATTGGATTGTTCTTGGAGATTTTAACATTGTCAGGAGTCTGGAGGAAAGAATTGGTCCAAATCCTCCTTTTCTTACTGAAATTATGGCTTTCAACCAATGCTTATTAGATTGCTCTCTTGATGATGCACATAGTTTTGGTCTGGAACACACTTGGACTAACAAAAGGGAACCTACAGCAAGAATTTGGTCTCGGCTAGATAGAGTTCTTCTTAATTCTGACTGGTTGATTCAGTTTCCTATCACTCATGTTCAGGTTCTTCCATCTGGCATTTCTGATCATTCCCCCTTATTGGTGGAGGTGAAGAATGGATACAAAGTAAGGAGGCAGTTCAGTTACTTAAATTGTTGGGAGGATCATAAGGATTACAGAGATTCTGTCACTGCAGCGTGGAATCTCCCTGTCAAAGGCAATCATATTTTCAGGCTCTTTACTAAATTAAAAAATGTAAGGAGTAATCTGGTCTCTTTGCATAAGAATCATTACACTGGTATTTCTCAGAAGGTCATTGTAGCTAGGAAGGAATTGGAGATGAGTCAAAGAATGCTACAGGCCTCTCCTTTGGATCCTGTTCTACTGGAGCATGAAAAGGAGTTATTGGCTAGGTATTTACTTCTTAGAAAAACTGAAAGAAGTTTTCTCCTTCAACGGGCTAAGATTCAGGATATCAAGTTCAAGGATGCTCCTACTAGTCATTTTTTCTCACGAATTGCTGTCAGGAAGCACCAAACTATAATAGGGAAAATTCTGGACATGAATGGTAATACTAGAGAAGGGATACAGGATACTAATGATGCTTTTGTGGAGTACTATACTTGGCTATTGGGGCAGAGGAAACTCACCACTAGTTTGTCAATGTGA